Genomic DNA from Methanosarcina sp. MTP4:
ACGCATCAATTCCTTTTGCCGTGTTCTCTAGCAGCTTGAACGCAAGTTCCTGGTCAGGCCAGAAAGCAAGGCCACAGTCCGGGCTCGCATACCTGATCCGGTCCCCGAGGACAGCAAAGGCTGTTTCAAGCCTCTTCTTTATGACTTCCGGGGTTTCCATTTCAGTTACGATCTTTTGCATATACTCCTTTTCCTTCCAGGCATTGACCTCATACTTTTCGTTGATGGCACCGATGAGGTTTCCAATATCAGTCCTCGAAACCCCGAGCCTGACATAGGTACCTGACGTTTCCAGATACTCCCTGTCGAAGAGGTCAAGGTAAGAAGGAGTTGCTGCATATTCCACCCCGATCACGTTTATCGGAGTTTCACAGACGACCTTATACTTCAAGGGGGAATGCAGATGGATCTCAACATCAGCCCCCTGCTGCCGGGCATAGGTGGAAGCCAGGGTAAGCGCAGAGACGATGTCAGGGTCAAAAAACTGGATCCGGTCGTTCATCCCCAGGCTCGGTTCATCCAGGGCAATGGTCCTGATCTTGAAGTTCTTTGCAGTTTCAAAAGCCTTCCTGACAAAGCGGTCAATGTTCATGGCCATGTAGTGGTAAGCGTCCCTGAACATGCTAGTTCCGAAAGCCTGGAGGTA
This window encodes:
- a CDS encoding methionine synthase, which translates into the protein MQDVTFIDGGSLPVPEGVTRDWFKAAAESRAEDEKLFSLVREAFQRKIDVGIHVPTYPQYRDMIGQFLDIIKDEKNCYEPYVLKEENAKILELEIIDEVAKRYKEETGETLEVRVCVAGPTDLYLQAFGTSMFRDAYHYMAMNIDRFVRKAFETAKNFKIRTIALDEPSLGMNDRIQFFDPDIVSALTLASTYARQQGADVEIHLHSPLKYKVVCETPINVIGVEYAATPSYLDLFDREYLETSGTYVRLGVSRTDIGNLIGAINEKYEVNAWKEKEYMQKIVTEMETPEVIKKRLETAFAVLGDRIRYASPDCGLAFWPDQELAFKLLENTAKGIDAFNAENRGTE